A region of Methyloversatilis discipulorum DNA encodes the following proteins:
- a CDS encoding sigma-54-dependent transcriptional regulator produces the protein MSEKLNILVVEDEPNLRDALCLAIECAGHRVIGAADGPQALRMLERNTGEHALNLVITDLKMQPMDGLTLLREIRAREPVLPVLLMTAFGDVEKAVAAMRAGACDFLLKPFEPDVLLAHIDRYAAPVVAPTDMVAEDARTRQVLGLASRVAKSEATVLLTGESGTGKEVFARYIHQQSARAGKPFIAINCAAIPDNLLEATLFGYEKGAFTGATTAQAGKFEQADGGTLLLDEISEMPLSLQAKLLRVLQEREVERVGGKKPVPLDIRVLATSNRDMEAEARAGRFREDLYYRLNVFPIAIPSLRERPGDIVPLARHFLAACAKAQGRALKLGESAAAILAGHDWPGNVRELENTMQRAAILAPGDTVEAELIVLGSQRVASRPVSEPAPVAAAAAPASAANDAPPSATPDAPLKVKSVRDMERDLILETLAAVGGSRKKAIEKLGISERTLRYKLARYKADGLLREG, from the coding sequence ATGAGCGAGAAGCTGAACATTCTGGTGGTCGAGGACGAACCCAATCTGCGCGATGCGCTGTGCCTGGCGATCGAGTGCGCCGGTCACCGCGTCATCGGCGCCGCCGACGGCCCGCAGGCGCTGCGCATGCTGGAGCGCAACACCGGCGAGCACGCGCTGAACCTGGTCATCACCGACCTGAAGATGCAGCCGATGGACGGCCTTACGCTGTTGCGCGAAATCCGCGCCCGCGAGCCGGTACTGCCGGTGCTGCTGATGACCGCCTTCGGCGACGTCGAAAAGGCTGTCGCGGCGATGCGCGCCGGCGCCTGCGATTTCCTGCTCAAACCTTTCGAGCCGGACGTGCTGCTCGCCCACATCGACCGCTACGCCGCGCCGGTGGTGGCACCGACCGATATGGTGGCGGAGGACGCCCGCACCCGTCAGGTGCTGGGCCTTGCGTCGCGCGTGGCTAAATCCGAGGCGACCGTGCTGCTGACCGGCGAGTCCGGCACCGGCAAGGAGGTGTTCGCGCGCTACATCCACCAGCAGTCGGCGCGCGCCGGCAAGCCCTTCATCGCGATCAACTGCGCGGCGATTCCCGACAACCTGCTCGAAGCGACGCTGTTCGGCTACGAGAAAGGTGCCTTCACCGGCGCCACCACGGCGCAGGCGGGCAAGTTCGAACAGGCCGACGGCGGCACACTGCTGCTGGACGAAATATCGGAAATGCCGCTGTCGCTGCAGGCCAAGCTGCTGCGCGTGCTGCAGGAACGCGAGGTCGAGCGCGTCGGCGGCAAGAAGCCGGTGCCGCTGGACATCCGCGTACTGGCCACCAGCAACCGCGACATGGAAGCCGAGGCGCGCGCGGGCCGCTTCCGCGAGGATCTCTATTACCGCCTGAACGTGTTCCCGATCGCCATTCCGTCGCTGCGCGAGCGCCCGGGCGACATCGTGCCGCTGGCGCGCCACTTCCTCGCGGCCTGCGCCAAGGCACAGGGCAGGGCACTGAAGTTGGGCGAATCGGCGGCGGCAATCCTTGCCGGCCACGACTGGCCCGGCAATGTGCGCGAACTGGAAAATACTATGCAACGCGCCGCCATCCTGGCGCCGGGCGACACGGTCGAGGCGGAGCTCATCGTGCTCGGCAGCCAGCGTGTCGCGTCGCGTCCGGTGAGCGAACCGGCTCCGGTCGCCGCTGCTGCCGCACCGGCGTCGGCGGCCAACGATGCACCGCCGAGCGCCACGCCCGACGCGCCGCTCAAGGTGAAGTCGGTTCGCGACATGGAACGCGACCTCATCCTCGAAACGCTGGCCGCAGTCGGGGGGTCGCGCAAGAAGGCGATCGAGAAACTGGGCATTTCGGAACGCACGCTGCGGTATAAACTTGCGCGCTACAAGGCGGATGGTCTGCTGCGCGAGGGGTAA
- a CDS encoding MBL fold metallo-hydrolase RNA specificity domain-containing protein — protein MKIRFLGAAGTVTGSRYLLTHGGHRLLIDCGLFQGVKNIRSRNWKPFPIAPRDIEAVVLTHAHLDHSGFLPRLMREGFHGPVWSTSATRELVDILLEDSAHLQEEDARHANRYGYSKHHPAEPLYTTEDARQVMKQFRSTGFDEPVDIGPFRVTFTRAGHILGAASVRVDCAGRSITFSGDLGRPEDPVMHAPDRLAATDWLVLESTYGDRLHPDEDPYETLAGIVNRTAARGGTVLLPSFAVGRSQALMYLLSRLMDEHRIPELPVFLDSPMAIDVTGVFRHFRSEHRLTQDACDRLHAMVTYTRSPEDSEALASNRYPKIIIAGAGMLNGGRILHHLIAFGADPRNAVVIAGYQAEGTRGDALLKGKRSLRIFGRDVPIACEVAQVEGLSAHADWREILDWLRPVDRAPQCVFVTHGEPVAADSLRQKLEHELAWSAQVPEQDEEFDLD, from the coding sequence ATGAAAATCCGCTTTCTCGGCGCGGCCGGTACGGTCACCGGTTCGCGCTATCTGCTGACGCACGGCGGTCATCGTCTGCTCATCGACTGCGGCCTGTTCCAGGGCGTGAAGAACATCCGCAGCCGCAACTGGAAGCCTTTCCCGATCGCGCCGCGCGATATCGAGGCGGTGGTGCTGACGCACGCCCACCTCGATCATTCCGGCTTCCTGCCGCGACTGATGCGCGAGGGCTTTCACGGCCCGGTGTGGTCGACCTCGGCCACCCGCGAACTGGTCGACATCCTGCTCGAAGACAGCGCTCATCTGCAGGAGGAGGACGCCCGTCACGCCAACCGCTACGGCTACAGCAAGCACCATCCGGCCGAACCGCTCTACACCACGGAAGACGCGCGGCAGGTGATGAAGCAGTTCCGCAGCACCGGTTTCGACGAGCCGGTGGACATCGGCCCCTTCCGCGTCACCTTCACGCGCGCCGGCCACATCCTCGGTGCGGCCAGCGTGCGCGTCGATTGCGCCGGGCGCAGCATCACGTTCAGCGGCGATCTCGGGCGGCCGGAGGATCCGGTCATGCACGCGCCGGACCGTCTTGCCGCCACCGACTGGCTGGTACTCGAATCGACCTATGGCGATCGGCTGCACCCGGACGAAGATCCTTACGAAACGCTGGCCGGCATCGTGAACCGCACCGCTGCGCGCGGTGGCACCGTACTGCTTCCGTCGTTCGCGGTCGGTCGTTCTCAGGCGCTGATGTATCTGTTGTCGCGCCTGATGGACGAACACCGCATCCCCGAACTGCCGGTTTTTCTCGACAGCCCGATGGCGATAGACGTGACCGGCGTGTTCCGTCACTTCCGCAGCGAGCACCGGCTGACCCAGGATGCCTGCGACCGGCTGCATGCCATGGTCACCTACACGCGTTCGCCGGAGGACTCGGAAGCGCTTGCCTCCAACCGCTACCCGAAGATCATCATCGCTGGCGCCGGCATGCTGAACGGCGGCCGCATCCTGCACCACCTGATCGCTTTCGGGGCCGACCCGCGAAATGCGGTGGTGATCGCCGGTTACCAGGCCGAAGGCACGCGCGGCGACGCGCTGCTCAAGGGCAAGCGCAGCCTGCGCATCTTCGGTCGTGACGTGCCGATCGCCTGCGAGGTGGCACAGGTCGAAGGCCTGTCGGCGCATGCCGACTGGAGAGAAATACTGGACTGGCTGCGTCCGGTCGATCGCGCCCCGCAGTGCGTGTTCGTCACGCACGGCGAGCCGGTGGCCGCCGACAGCCTGCGGCAGAAGCTCGAGCACGAACTCGCCTGGTCGGCGCAGGTGCCGGAACAGGACGAGGAGTTCGACCTTGACTGA
- the fliG gene encoding flagellar motor switch protein FliG has protein sequence MNDEGIERSALLLVTLGEDAAAEVLRHLGPREVQKIGTAMAGLKNVPREKVQAVLDMFDEATAAGSRVSADETLIRNMLTKALGEERAGHLLSRILNDSDTAGIEGLKWLDAATIANLIKNEHPQIIATILTHLEFDQAAEVLKLFVERLRNDVVLRIATLDGVQPVALRELNEAMSRVLSGSAKMKKTTLGGIKATAEILGFVGSANESAILDAVKEYDADLAQKIVDEMFVFENLLDIDDRGIQTLLREVSGDQLVLSLKGASPELREKIFKNMSSRAAEALREDLEGRGPVKLSEVEAEQKEILKIARRLAEEGQIVMGGKGGEEML, from the coding sequence ATGAATGACGAAGGAATCGAACGCAGTGCCCTGCTGCTGGTAACGCTGGGCGAAGACGCCGCCGCCGAGGTGCTGCGCCACCTCGGCCCGCGCGAAGTGCAGAAGATCGGCACCGCGATGGCCGGCCTCAAGAACGTGCCGCGCGAGAAGGTGCAGGCGGTGCTCGACATGTTCGACGAAGCGACCGCCGCCGGCAGCCGTGTGTCGGCCGACGAGACCTTGATCCGCAACATGCTCACCAAGGCACTCGGCGAAGAACGCGCCGGCCACCTGCTGTCGCGCATCCTGAACGACTCCGACACCGCCGGCATCGAGGGCCTGAAGTGGCTGGACGCGGCCACCATCGCCAACCTGATCAAGAACGAGCACCCGCAGATCATCGCCACCATCCTGACCCATCTGGAATTCGACCAGGCGGCCGAGGTGCTCAAGCTGTTCGTCGAACGGCTGCGCAACGACGTGGTGCTGCGCATCGCGACGCTCGACGGCGTACAGCCGGTGGCGCTGCGCGAGCTGAACGAGGCGATGTCGCGCGTGCTGTCCGGCTCGGCCAAGATGAAGAAGACGACGCTGGGTGGCATCAAGGCCACCGCGGAAATCCTCGGTTTCGTCGGCAGCGCCAACGAGTCGGCCATCCTCGATGCGGTGAAGGAATACGACGCCGATCTGGCGCAAAAGATCGTCGACGAAATGTTCGTGTTCGAGAACCTGCTCGACATCGACGACCGCGGCATCCAGACCTTGTTGCGCGAGGTCAGCGGCGATCAGCTGGTGCTGTCGCTCAAGGGTGCGTCGCCCGAACTGCGCGAGAAGATATTCAAGAACATGTCGTCGCGCGCCGCCGAGGCGCTGCGCGAGGACCTCGAAGGCCGCGGCCCGGTGAAGCTGTCGGAAGTCGAAGCCGAACAGAAGGAAATCCTGAAGATCGCCCGCCGCCTGGCCGAGGAAGGCCAGATCGTCATGGGTGGCAAGGGTGGCGAGGAAATGCTTTGA
- the fliE gene encoding flagellar hook-basal body complex protein FliE, with protein sequence MNTSLNQMITELRSTAQTAANKPVGKVDAASGGADFGEALKNAIEQVNAAQQEAQKMSEGFITGSNTEANLQDVMIASQKASLSFQQMVQVRNKLVNAYQDIMNMSV encoded by the coding sequence ATGAACACCAGCCTCAACCAGATGATTACCGAGCTGCGCTCGACCGCGCAGACCGCGGCGAACAAGCCGGTCGGCAAGGTCGATGCGGCGTCCGGCGGCGCCGACTTCGGCGAGGCCCTGAAGAACGCGATCGAACAGGTCAATGCCGCGCAACAGGAAGCGCAGAAGATGTCGGAAGGTTTCATCACCGGCAGCAATACCGAAGCCAACCTGCAGGACGTGATGATTGCGTCGCAGAAGGCCAGCCTGTCCTTCCAGCAGATGGTTCAGGTGCGCAACAAGCTGGTGAATGCCTACCAGGACATCATGAACATGAGCGTCTGA
- a CDS encoding sensor histidine kinase, with amino-acid sequence MSEPSASAAEPARIAPEEAARLAEAFRLFNAASAELTEAYGALEKQVASLTEELAQANGELRRQYEEKARLTDRLSTLLNQLPAGVVVVDGAGVIEQANPAALDMVGARAGAAWDGSAARLQPSDAPAEWDCTGADGQPRRLSMSEARLAGEDARIVLLHDMTRQHALKIAAARNERLAAMGEMAASLAHQLRTPLAAATLYVGTLISRDMAPDDVKSIASRAQGRLRHLERLIRDTLMFARGEVLGREAIDVAALVDELQHTVEPVARQAGVRLTVEAASGSVSGDRKAVASALVSLLENAVQACADGGEVALAVEATDGSVSFVVRDNGRGIPREIQERLFEPFFTTREEGTGLGLAIARGVARVHGGDIECESAPGAGSRFTLRLPAQTPEDVVLENGQ; translated from the coding sequence ATGTCAGAGCCGTCCGCCAGCGCCGCCGAACCGGCCCGCATCGCCCCCGAGGAGGCGGCGCGGCTGGCAGAAGCTTTCCGTCTGTTCAATGCCGCTTCGGCCGAGCTGACCGAGGCTTACGGCGCGCTGGAGAAGCAGGTGGCCAGCCTGACCGAGGAACTGGCGCAGGCCAACGGCGAACTGCGCCGTCAGTACGAGGAAAAGGCGCGTCTGACCGACCGCCTGAGCACGCTGCTGAACCAGCTGCCGGCCGGCGTGGTCGTGGTGGATGGTGCGGGTGTGATCGAACAGGCCAATCCGGCCGCACTGGACATGGTGGGTGCGCGCGCCGGCGCAGCTTGGGACGGCAGCGCCGCCCGGCTGCAGCCGTCGGACGCGCCGGCCGAATGGGACTGCACCGGCGCCGACGGACAACCGCGCCGGCTGTCGATGAGCGAGGCGCGATTGGCGGGCGAGGACGCGCGCATCGTGCTGCTGCACGACATGACGCGGCAACACGCGCTGAAGATCGCGGCCGCGCGCAACGAACGGCTGGCGGCGATGGGCGAGATGGCCGCCTCGCTGGCGCACCAGTTGCGCACGCCGCTGGCGGCGGCGACCTTGTACGTGGGCACGCTGATTTCGCGCGACATGGCGCCGGACGACGTCAAGTCGATCGCCTCGCGCGCGCAGGGCCGCTTGCGGCACCTCGAACGGCTGATCCGCGACACGCTGATGTTCGCGCGCGGCGAGGTGCTCGGCCGCGAAGCGATAGACGTGGCGGCGCTGGTCGACGAGCTGCAGCACACGGTCGAGCCGGTGGCGCGCCAGGCCGGCGTGCGGCTGACGGTGGAGGCGGCGTCAGGCAGCGTGTCCGGCGATCGCAAGGCGGTGGCCAGCGCGCTGGTGAGCCTGCTGGAGAACGCGGTGCAGGCCTGCGCCGACGGTGGCGAGGTGGCGCTGGCGGTCGAAGCGACGGACGGCAGCGTCAGTTTCGTCGTACGTGACAACGGTCGCGGCATACCGCGCGAGATACAGGAAAGATTGTTCGAGCCCTTCTTCACCACGCGGGAAGAGGGGACCGGGCTGGGGCTGGCGATCGCACGCGGCGTGGCGCGCGTGCACGGCGGCGACATCGAATGCGAGTCCGCGCCGGGCGCGGGCAGCCGTTTCACCTTGCGCCTGCCTGCGCAGACGCCTGAAGACGTAGTGCTGGAGAACGGGCAATGA
- a CDS encoding sensor histidine kinase has product MAELNTLLPHGYCFSWQRDLLLLHVLSDTLIALAYFTIPVTLWVFVRRRADLGFRSAFVMFGVFIMACGVTHVMDVWTLWNPDFWLDGWIRAFTALVSLATAILLWRLIPLALALPSPDSLRRANEELRAEIARRQQYEAQLQAMNARMRQQIDELEAMSYAIAHDVRGPLRHIDGFARVLGDRLGIVDTEPASLGYLQRIRASVRHLSDIVEGLLAFSRASRAEMHLDRCDSRVLVGEVIEELAPELDGREIDISIGELPHIRADRTLMFQVFYNLIANAVKYTRGRSPARIRIECERGEDGQHTFHVRDNGAGFDMKYAAKLFGVFQRLHHAAEFEGTGIGLANVKRIVDRHGGRIWAEASPDQGASFHFTLPNPSDRPSADAAHSTGANDVAALA; this is encoded by the coding sequence ATGGCGGAACTGAACACCCTTCTTCCACACGGCTACTGCTTCTCGTGGCAACGCGACCTGCTGCTGTTGCACGTGCTGTCCGACACGCTGATCGCGCTGGCCTACTTCACGATACCGGTCACGCTCTGGGTGTTCGTGCGACGCCGGGCCGATCTCGGTTTCCGCTCGGCCTTCGTCATGTTCGGCGTGTTCATCATGGCCTGTGGCGTCACCCACGTGATGGACGTGTGGACGCTGTGGAACCCCGATTTCTGGCTGGATGGCTGGATACGCGCCTTCACCGCCCTGGTGTCGCTGGCCACGGCCATCCTGCTGTGGCGGCTGATTCCACTGGCGCTCGCCCTACCCTCTCCCGACAGCCTGCGCCGTGCCAACGAGGAACTGCGCGCCGAGATCGCGCGCCGGCAGCAATACGAGGCACAGCTGCAGGCAATGAACGCGCGGATGCGCCAGCAGATCGACGAACTGGAGGCGATGTCCTACGCGATCGCACACGACGTACGTGGGCCGCTGCGCCATATCGACGGCTTTGCGCGCGTGCTGGGCGATCGCCTCGGAATTGTCGACACCGAGCCGGCGTCGCTCGGCTACTTGCAGCGCATCCGCGCCTCGGTGCGGCATCTGAGCGACATCGTCGAAGGATTGCTCGCGTTCTCCCGTGCCAGCCGCGCCGAAATGCACCTCGACCGCTGCGACTCACGCGTGCTGGTCGGCGAGGTGATCGAAGAACTGGCACCGGAACTCGACGGGCGCGAGATCGACATCAGTATCGGTGAGCTGCCGCATATCCGTGCCGACCGGACCCTGATGTTCCAGGTGTTCTACAACCTGATCGCCAACGCAGTGAAATACACGCGGGGCCGCAGCCCGGCACGCATCCGCATCGAGTGCGAGCGTGGTGAGGATGGCCAGCACACCTTCCACGTACGCGACAACGGCGCCGGCTTCGACATGAAGTACGCAGCCAAGCTGTTCGGGGTATTCCAGCGCCTGCATCACGCAGCCGAGTTCGAGGGCACCGGCATTGGCCTGGCGAACGTGAAGCGCATCGTCGATCGCCACGGCGGCCGCATCTGGGCCGAAGCCTCACCCGATCAAGGCGCCAGTTTCCATTTCACCCTGCCCAATCCGTCCGACCGACCTTCGGCCGACGCAGCCCATTCAACGGGAGCCAATGATGTCGCTGCACTTGCGTGA
- a CDS encoding response regulator, with translation MMSLHLREILVVDDNDNDVELMLLGLRVLNLANEIVVVRDGAEGLDYLYKRGRYADRHGDAPLFVLLDLHMPRMDGIEMLAELRADEDMRTLPVIIMSSSKEDPDLRRCYSLGINAYVVKPVDFDQFSRTVTQMGVFWALINEPPPAH, from the coding sequence ATGATGTCGCTGCACTTGCGTGAAATCCTCGTCGTCGATGACAACGACAATGACGTCGAACTGATGCTGCTTGGTCTGCGCGTGCTGAATCTGGCGAACGAGATCGTCGTCGTACGCGACGGCGCGGAAGGACTGGACTATCTGTACAAGCGCGGTCGTTACGCCGATCGTCATGGCGACGCGCCACTCTTCGTGTTGCTCGACCTGCACATGCCGCGCATGGACGGCATCGAAATGCTGGCCGAACTGCGTGCAGACGAAGACATGCGCACGCTGCCGGTCATCATCATGAGCTCATCGAAGGAAGACCCCGATTTGCGTCGCTGCTACAGCCTGGGCATCAACGCCTACGTCGTGAAGCCGGTCGATTTCGATCAGTTCTCGCGCACGGTGACGCAGATGGGCGTGTTCTGGGCGCTGATCAACGAACCGCCGCCTGCGCACTGA
- the fliF gene encoding flagellar basal-body MS-ring/collar protein FliF, whose translation MADAVLDPNAAPASPATPLALAQQRLAEMPMQKKMMLAGGLAMAIALLVGLMLWSRTPDYEVLFSNINDKDGGAIVAALQQGNVPYKFSEGGHAILVPSQFVHDTRLKLAAQGLPRGGSVGFELMESQKLGQSQFSEQVTYQRALEGELARTIGTLAAVDGARVHLAIPKQSAFLRDDQKPSASVVVSLLGGRTLTPEQVGGIVHLVASSVPQLQPTSVSVLDQNGNLLSNNRDAKDNASLNPTQLKYVGEIEAATIRRIEGILEPLVGRGNYRVQTAADIDFNQAEQTAETYKPNPTPNAAIRSQQLSESETNQPNAAGVPGALTNQPPTPATAPVTTPPAPGTPAVEGANGQPAMLPINTRKDSTTNYELDKTVQHVRQSVGQIKRLSVAVLVNHKTETDKDGKVVQVPLNEEEIQRITALTREAMGFNEGRGDTINVASAPFTEVVDVAPETPLWKDPETMGFARELLKYLLVAGVAAYLLLGVLRPLVRNLTTPAEADENEPEVRDVTLDENGKPIGTLAGSAAAQIEMSPEARAQLDFETKLDSAREFAKNDPKAVAEVIKHWVSGDE comes from the coding sequence ATGGCCGACGCCGTACTCGATCCGAACGCCGCTCCCGCCTCGCCGGCAACGCCGCTGGCGCTGGCCCAGCAACGGCTCGCCGAAATGCCGATGCAGAAGAAGATGATGCTGGCCGGCGGGCTGGCCATGGCCATCGCACTTCTGGTCGGGCTGATGCTGTGGAGCCGCACGCCCGATTACGAGGTGCTGTTCTCCAATATCAATGACAAGGACGGCGGCGCCATCGTCGCCGCACTCCAGCAGGGCAACGTGCCCTACAAGTTCTCCGAAGGTGGCCACGCCATCCTGGTGCCGTCGCAGTTCGTACACGACACGCGCCTGAAGCTGGCGGCGCAGGGTCTGCCGCGCGGCGGCTCGGTCGGTTTCGAGCTGATGGAAAGCCAGAAGCTCGGCCAGTCGCAGTTTTCCGAACAGGTGACCTACCAGCGCGCCCTCGAAGGCGAACTGGCGCGCACCATCGGTACGCTGGCGGCGGTCGATGGCGCACGCGTGCACCTGGCCATCCCGAAACAGAGCGCCTTCCTGCGCGACGACCAGAAGCCGTCGGCCTCCGTCGTGGTCAGCCTGCTGGGCGGCCGCACGCTGACGCCGGAACAGGTCGGCGGCATCGTTCACCTGGTGGCTTCCAGCGTGCCGCAGCTGCAGCCGACCAGCGTGTCGGTGCTCGACCAGAACGGCAATCTGCTGTCGAACAACCGTGATGCCAAGGACAATGCGTCGCTGAATCCGACCCAGCTGAAGTACGTGGGCGAGATCGAGGCGGCCACGATACGGCGCATCGAAGGCATCCTCGAACCGCTGGTCGGTCGCGGCAATTACCGCGTGCAGACGGCGGCAGACATCGATTTCAACCAGGCCGAACAGACGGCCGAAACCTACAAGCCGAACCCGACGCCGAACGCGGCCATCCGCAGCCAGCAGCTCAGCGAATCGGAAACCAACCAGCCGAACGCCGCCGGCGTGCCGGGCGCGCTGACCAACCAGCCGCCGACGCCGGCCACCGCACCGGTCACCACGCCGCCGGCGCCGGGCACGCCGGCGGTCGAAGGCGCCAACGGCCAGCCTGCGATGCTGCCGATCAATACGCGCAAGGATTCAACCACCAATTACGAGCTCGACAAGACGGTGCAGCACGTGCGCCAGTCGGTCGGCCAGATCAAGCGGCTGTCGGTGGCGGTGCTGGTGAACCACAAGACCGAAACCGACAAGGACGGCAAGGTGGTACAGGTGCCGCTGAACGAGGAAGAAATCCAGCGCATCACTGCGCTGACGCGTGAGGCGATGGGCTTCAACGAAGGTCGCGGCGACACGATCAATGTCGCCTCCGCGCCGTTCACCGAAGTGGTCGATGTCGCGCCCGAAACGCCGCTGTGGAAAGACCCGGAAACCATGGGCTTTGCGCGCGAACTGCTGAAGTATCTGCTGGTCGCTGGCGTCGCCGCCTACCTGCTGCTCGGCGTGCTGCGCCCGCTGGTGCGCAATCTGACCACGCCGGCAGAAGCGGACGAGAACGAGCCGGAAGTGCGCGACGTGACACTCGACGAGAACGGCAAGCCGATCGGCACGCTGGCCGGCAGCGCCGCCGCGCAGATCGAGATGTCACCTGAGGCGCGCGCCCAGCTCGATTTCGAAACGAAGCTCGATTCGGCGCGCGAGTTCGCGAAGAACGATCCGAAGGCGGTGGCCGAAGTGATCAAGCACTGGGTGAGCGGCGATGAATGA
- a CDS encoding PEP-CTERM sorting domain-containing protein, translating to MGERACRLHRRSARAALALALFAGVPNAVSALQIEFDYRYDTRGFFTDLATGEPLAERRAMLDLAASFYGGFTDTLTAIAPGAGDSWSVSFVHPSLGGPGVTLVNETIAADTLRIYVGGSPSAPGVLGFAGTGSNLQASGDAAFVDAVTTRGQAGVAQGTDYATWGGYIWFNASNDWYFGADASGLTAGQPDFLTTATHEIGHILGFGEAHAWYANVDPDSGLFVGANAVAAYGGGVPLDRYGSHWAEGTYSLRDGVLQETMMDPSTPAGERQLPTALDYAGFADIGWQVSAVPEPAGWALLLSGVGVVAVARRRRRIGLPEAGCS from the coding sequence ATGGGTGAACGCGCATGCAGACTTCACCGGCGGAGCGCCCGCGCGGCGCTCGCCCTGGCGCTGTTTGCCGGCGTTCCGAATGCGGTGTCGGCATTGCAGATCGAGTTCGACTACCGCTACGACACGCGCGGCTTCTTCACCGATCTGGCGACCGGTGAGCCGCTGGCCGAACGTCGCGCGATGCTCGACCTTGCCGCGTCGTTCTACGGTGGCTTCACCGACACGCTGACCGCCATCGCACCCGGAGCGGGTGACAGCTGGTCGGTGTCCTTCGTGCATCCCAGCCTCGGCGGCCCGGGCGTGACGCTGGTGAACGAAACGATCGCCGCCGATACGCTGCGTATCTACGTCGGCGGCTCGCCGAGTGCGCCCGGTGTGCTCGGCTTCGCCGGCACCGGATCAAACCTGCAGGCCAGCGGCGACGCGGCTTTCGTCGACGCGGTGACGACGCGGGGGCAGGCCGGTGTGGCGCAGGGGACCGACTACGCCACCTGGGGTGGCTACATCTGGTTCAACGCCAGCAACGACTGGTACTTCGGCGCGGATGCCAGCGGCCTGACTGCCGGCCAGCCCGACTTCCTGACCACCGCAACGCACGAGATCGGGCACATTCTCGGCTTCGGCGAAGCCCACGCCTGGTATGCCAATGTCGATCCCGACAGCGGGCTGTTCGTCGGTGCGAACGCGGTCGCCGCCTACGGCGGTGGCGTGCCGCTGGACCGCTATGGCAGCCACTGGGCCGAAGGCACGTACAGCCTGCGCGACGGCGTGCTGCAGGAAACGATGATGGATCCGAGCACGCCTGCCGGCGAGCGCCAGCTGCCGACTGCGCTCGACTATGCCGGTTTCGCTGACATCGGCTGGCAGGTGTCGGCGGTGCCCGAGCCGGCAGGCTGGGCGTTGCTGCTGAGCGGTGTCGGCGTCGTCGCGGTCGCGAGGCGGCGCCGGCGCATCGGCCTGCCTGAAGCCGGGTGCAGCTGA
- a CDS encoding zinc metalloprotease: MSVPINVTLPAVRVLRRAAACSLIALCMAAPASAGHFPMYAAWAQPDGPGSALTLTYSFSNLLDGSLLDSATGAPLPVSLLRSAFELALWDYAAVLPIHFVEVSDSGPPPETGEYDPTGLADIRVGQVAHIADANAYAYFPFSPDSGLAGDIVFNAGRFGADWTPLWVYAVAQHELGHSLGMGHYVNDDPVTVGPAALLSYEGPVFPLDEATRAALQGVYGAGVGSVTPLSPVPEPGAAALLLAGLIVLRTRTQRRTSRGSRRHG, encoded by the coding sequence ATGTCAGTACCGATCAACGTGACGCTGCCGGCCGTTCGCGTCCTGCGGCGCGCCGCCGCGTGCAGCCTGATTGCGCTGTGCATGGCGGCGCCCGCGTCCGCAGGCCATTTCCCCATGTACGCCGCCTGGGCGCAGCCGGACGGGCCGGGCAGTGCCCTCACGCTGACCTACAGTTTCAGCAATCTGCTCGACGGCAGCCTGCTCGACAGTGCGACCGGCGCGCCGCTGCCGGTATCGCTGTTGCGCAGCGCGTTCGAACTTGCGCTGTGGGACTACGCCGCGGTGCTGCCCATCCATTTCGTAGAGGTGAGCGACAGCGGACCACCGCCGGAAACCGGCGAGTACGACCCGACCGGGCTGGCCGACATCCGGGTGGGGCAGGTGGCGCACATCGCCGACGCGAATGCCTATGCCTATTTTCCGTTCTCGCCGGACAGCGGTCTGGCCGGCGACATCGTGTTTAACGCCGGCCGTTTCGGCGCCGACTGGACGCCGCTCTGGGTCTACGCGGTCGCCCAGCACGAGCTGGGTCATTCGCTGGGCATGGGGCACTACGTCAACGACGATCCGGTCACCGTCGGACCGGCTGCATTGCTGTCTTACGAAGGTCCGGTTTTCCCGCTCGACGAGGCCACACGCGCCGCGCTGCAGGGCGTGTATGGCGCAGGCGTCGGTTCGGTGACGCCGCTGTCGCCGGTGCCGGAGCCCGGCGCCGCGGCGCTGTTGCTCGCCGGCCTGATCGTGTTGCGCACGAGGACGCAGCGTCGCACATCGCGGGGGAGCCGACGTCATGGGTGA